The DNA window aatcaataactgatattaattaaacaatattcgaCTGAccgaaactatttaattatatgCAGCATATTATATTCAccgataaataaaaactaaataatactaaacaataaatttcttaCATATCATTCTCATAATTAGTTCCTAGGTCAGCGTCACATATATATGGCCAAATTTGATGATTTCATGATTAACTCAATTTGATGTTATGATTTCAAGTCAATCGTTAGTATGTTTACCTAGAAcagttaattgattttatatttttacatttcgtCGCGCTTTATGTACGAACATGACGTCGTAAACAAAGCGCGATAATGAATTTCTTTAGGTcaccaaatatttataaagataacTCCGCGTGAATTACactattaaattatcaaaatattaatatatactaCAACAGTGAACTCGTATGTACTAAAAATGTCCATGTCGGTAATGTTTCATAGATGCAGTCAAatcaataagataaaaataagttccaAATCGCTATAAACAAATTCACTACATGTTGCTccaaacataaattatatccGGGTTGCACTCATTCAAAATTCAACTAAgatatacaatatttacataactcAATCAGTTAAAATTTTAGCTTTAGGGTTTTTCTGGTCAAAATGTCATGAAAAATGACATATAAAGAACTAGAAATATTATGTACAGTATATTTACAAGATTAATATAATCTAATAATCTAAACTTAATCGACGAGATGACGTTTGTCATCATTGTTACGTTTACGGCCCTTGGCGTGTGCTAACATCGTAACTAACTTTTTGTGGCTATCACCAACTATCCAGCCGTGGAGCTGGAGATGTTCCTGCtgctgttgctgctgctgctgaTGCTGCTCCTCGTCTCCCGACGACCAGCCGTAGGCGGTGGTGCGCGGGCGCGGCTTGGAGCCGGACGAGCCCGAGCGGGGCGCGTGCGACGTGTACCCGTGCGACGTAGATGGCGTGGGTGACGCGTAAAGGTCGATAGCGCTGCTGTCGTCGCTACCAGCTCGGTTACCTCCAGAACTATTATTAGAGACCGTATTGCGATTGGAACTTGACATCCTGCCTTCGATATCGTGTTTCCTAAATGAAATGTGACGATTGTTACGTCGTGAGCTTGACTGCTGCCCATCTCGTTTCTTTCCTTTCTTCTTGCGAGCAGAGTTTAATATAACCGATTCGGCGCTATTGGGTCTAGGCGGAAGTCCATCTGGCTCCGACTCTGAACTCCAAGTCTCAGCGAGCACATTCTGTTTTCCGACTGTGCATTTACGGCGCGCCCGTTGTCTCGCTACTCCAGTGTCGTCGTACTGACTACTTTGATCAAACGCATCAGCGTCAAGATCGTAACTAGTGCTGATGCCTTCATCTAATTTACTTGACTTCTCTTGcgatttttctttctttgaatCACGAGACTTATGAGAAACTTCTTCGTCTTTCAGTGGTGTGGAATCCCGACGTTTActagatttataatattgtggAGCATTATGCTTTTTCGAAGTTTTGGTCTCATATTCATTTGGCGAAACAGTTTTGGATTCTTTCACAGAAATGGTATCATTTTTCTTAGATGTACTAGGTCCATAATCTACCAAAGAAGATATGTCATCGTATGTTTTTGACGTAGATGGCCCATAGTCTACGATGGAAGAACTGCTATTTTCTTTTGGAGAAACTATCGAATGTTCATTTGGAGATGAAATGTTTAAGTTTGATGGAGATGAATTGTCACTTGTTCTAGAAGGGGAGCCATTGTATTTACTAAGTTTAGAAGGTTTGTCATAATTTTGTGGCATCGCAAAATCATCTTTTTTTGGAGTTCCGCCATCGTTCTGCAAAGCGGAAGAATTTGGTTCGTCTTCAAGTAAGCTGTCAAACAACTGATCAAAGTCAGCTTTAGGTTTCGGTGGTTCTTTTACTTTTACGCTCTTTTTATCACTACGTACTgcattatgtttaaatattctgCCCATTACAGCATTTTTTTCGTGGGCATCTCTCCTTTTTGAAGGAGATAAGTTTTTCTTATCGCCGACGTATGATAATAAACAGCTTGATTCACCTTCACTACACATGTAATCGTCTGACATATACACGAAATCGTCTACGTCCGATCCACTTTCACTTGAATTTCCAGGAACATCGttgtaggtatttgtttttgACGTAGAAGGTTGTGGTACGTCCTTATTATcagtggttttatttttttctgcgtGGGTTGATGGTCTTAATTCAAACACCTCTTTCTCATCTTCATTGTCCATAAACTCATAAACATCCACATTTTTCTGTGCAGTTGAAGCGTTAGTATCGCGCGTGTTTTGCTTGTCACTCACCTCAGGTTCTCgacactttttctttttaacagaggttttctttttctttttatttacaggcTGTGCTACAGGTGGGACAATGCCAGACATATTAATTTCGGACGTAGGTATAGAGACTTTAATACCATCAAATCCTTTAAGCGCTCCTTTAGTGAGCACTTGAGTACTCTGGctcttttttgtatttcgttTTGCCTTTTTCTTTTCAGGCTTTTTGCGCCCTTTGTTACTGAAAAAGGAGGAATTTTTTAGAATAAAGATCATCAGGATGTAGAATTTATAGGTTTTCTTTATTGTTGGACCAGCCTTGTGGCTAACCACACTGcttatatgtacctactataCAACTTACCGGGCTGtcgaaaaatatattagaattCTGCTAAAGAGCTTATTTAAGACTTGTTAATACATAGTCTATAGAGGGTTATTTTGCAACGACCAGCAGATTTTTTCCCCCAAATAATTCTGAATCTATTAAAACCAATGCACTGGGAAAAAAAGAActtttgtatattgttttttgtctCAGTAGCACCAGTCTGTACATTAACCTCTTTCGACTGATGGACTAACATTGTAATGCGGTAGGCATGTACGGAAAATTGAATTACATGTgggtatttcaaaatattctttatttatttattaattagttagtCATAAGAGTATCTTTAGCTCCCTCAAACGCTAGGACGAATACGGAACTAGGTAGGCTAATCGTTACAAGCGGTTCAGTGGTTATTGTACTGATAGTGTTTTTAGTATGTCTAAGGTATTTGAGTGAGACATTTggaaaagcatttttttgtaaaaatcagtTACAGTTTATCAGTGTATTTGGTATTTGTATTCAATACTGCAATTCAAGCATTTTCCGCACCGAAATTTATTGCATCTTCCAATAAAAGTCCCGTCAAAATCGGTCCTGCCATTTCAGATCTTCGCCGGACGAACAGACGAGACGTTTTACAAACAgacaattgtaaaaaaaaatattttgatgtatgtGTAACATGTATGTAACCCTATTTATATTCATACGCATGTAgtaaaaaacagttatttcaatattacgtGGCTGGTTGTTGAAAAATAACCCTGCATCTAAACAGTTGAAGGCGCGGAATACTATTTAATTACACTGGTCtacaaaatagtaatttattttcggGTTGAGTAATGAAACCcacatatatttatagttttactgAACATACACATCAAATACCTCTTAGTCAACTTTTTGCTTATTACAAACTTTAGAACTTAATTCTCAGTTAAACATTTAGAAAGGAAAGCGACCTcgcacaagaaaaaaaaaatagttaatgacTATTAACATGAACTTAAGGATGTTCTAACCTATAGTTGTAAGGGTTTCGTATATCAAAATTAGAAACGGAATACCTACAAGATAAATCTGCTATTACCTTTCTGACTGTCTGCATCaatgaactttatttaaattattatttctatttctcGTACAAAAACAATGTACAATTACTGGTTGAGAATGCCTTGACTGACTGGATAAGAAGCCAAACCTTTATTGCGGGAGTGACAGAAgtgaaattaaagttttgataaaGTCAAACTTCTAAGcctaagttataaataaaaaaaacccgaCAAACGAACTAAAAACTCCCTTGAattcatcaatattctatttcagacATCAATACTTGCAGACATTCGATTATTCTTCCCCACTTCCCCGCACAACCTATAAACGACTCAACTCAaccgcacataattcaccttaaaaaaaaatcgaaatcgtTAAATCCGTTCGATCCGTTCGAAGAAGCTATAATGCCACAGACAGGCAGACAAAAACACAGAAAGATACGACAAAGTTATAACacctattatataaaaataaatctcacTACGCATTTTTATGCTCGTTATAttgttctgtattttatttcactttagcgaaaaaaatacttcaaaattaatatattttattaaaaaacaatgtagaCCAGTGTTATTATTCAGTTcagtgttttaatattaaacagcTAGTACAAGATAATATGCAAAGAAgggatttaaaattataaactttaacaTACCTGATGGTTGGCTGATCAATAGGAACTTGTACTTGTTTGGCGGCTGCCGCTTGAGATCGACACTTCCTTTTAATCTTATCGAACTTATCTTCAAACATGTCAATATTTTCGATAACATCAGggtacattttttcttttatggcaGGAACCTTAACTTTTAGAGGAGTAGGTTCTCGGTTGGTTTTTATTTCCTGATTATTAGACTTGTCCAAGTTTGAACTACAAGAAGCAGGATGAACGTcacggtcatcaatttgatCAAGTCCGACATCACTAATACTTCGTTGAATAGTAGCCTTCGTTTGCCTCGAGCTTGCATTTgctttgaaatttgaaaataaatctttttccaaGTTACGGACTTCTTCACTGTCTAGTATGTTTTTAGCAGTTATAGAATCTACATCACCGTCACCACGGGCAGGTTTGTCCAATGAATCAAATTCCTTGACGATCGATGGACCCTCATAACTGTGCATATCATTTTCAAAATCGTTCGGTTCAATGTCAACGTTAGCGTCAATGTGAGAAGCATTAGCTTGACCAGCGTTAACGTAATCTGTGTTAGCTTGACCAACATTAACTTGAGCTGCGTTAGCTTGGACAACGTTCACATTTGCGACGTCGACATGGCCAGCTCCAACATATCCGGCATTCACGTGAGCAGCACTTATGTAACCGGCATTTGCAGGAGCAGCGCCAACGTATGCTGGATTCATTTGTACAGCTTGGGCAATATTAATAGGAACAACGTTAATGTTAGCAAGGTTTAAGTTGGCTAGATTAACATTGGCAAAGTTAACGTTGCCAAGGTTTAAGTTAGCAAGGTTGACGTTTGCAAGGTTTACGTTAGCTAGGTTTATGTTGGCTAGgtttaagttaataatatttaaatcattattagaCTTCAATAACTGACAGCAATCTAAGAAAAGTGCCTCATCTCGGCTAAGTCCCCTCTGTGCCAGTTGTAGTTGCATCTGTTGTTGCTGTTCAAGGGGTTGTTTCAGTATCTCAGCTCTTACAAGTTTTTGCACTGTCACTACGATTTCATCCAGAGTGGgtaatttgatttttgaatattttgggTTCTTCTTTCTCTTACGTTGTAactttttggttaattttttaagtttgtcaATTTCTCGTTTATAGAATACTAAGTAATTGGGTTGTTCATAATATGGTTTAGTTtgcattttcatttcaatttctgACAGTTTTGATATATGAAACAATGACATCTGATGGCGCAAATAATTATCAGATCGAAGAAATTGTTTCTCACAAATCTTACAGTATGTAGGCACGGGTTGTACGACAACGGGTTCTTTTACTTGAGGTACGTTctgaataattttctttttaataatggGGCGTCGTGGTTTGGCGCCTCGTCCTTcaatggattttttattttcattttgaagaGAACGCTTATTTGTACGGGTCTTTGACGCATAACAACTGTCGTCAGTATCGTTCGCAATGATATGAAatgtttctgatatttttttagaagcAAGTAAGTTGGATTTACGTGGTTTCCTTTCTGAAAAAAATCCAAAACTTTCCATAAACTGTTCGGATCGGCGTTCATCGGCGTCATCAGGGATATTCGGTTTCACAACATTGTTAAATGCTCCTAATGTACGTCTACGTGGTTTTGTACACTTATTTTTGCCTTTAATAGTCGAACGTTGATTAACTTTAAACGTTTTCTTGGTCACTTTCGGGTTTGAGTGGTAAGATTTCCTTTCCTTTTCTTCGATGTACTTTTTTAGCGGTACATCACTTTTAGAAGAATCGTCTGAATCACTTCCATTATCTTCGGAACGAATATCGAATTTTCTGTCACCGGAATCTATACATTTGTTAgtttttatgactttattaGCGTAAGACTTAGCGAGGTCCGACGatgatttattgttattacatttatGAGAATCTATTTTagccttttgtttatttttaggcCGGCTGGTTTCCGTATCTATCATGTCATCTAAATCAATATCATACGGGTCAAAATCATCTGAAGATGTTTTTACAAGTACTGATTTTGATCGAGTACGTCTCGCTGCAAGTGGCATGTAACAAGTAGTACGAGTTTCTGAAGCTAGAGAAACTTTATCTTTACTTCGACAATGTAAAGGTTTTCCCTTCccatattgttcttttttagaatatgattttaatttctttcttttcgAAAAATTATCACATTCATCACTTTCTGAAGTAgtgagttttcttttttctgctGACGTAGTTAACTTTTTGTTTAGTGATTCCAAAGGATAAGTttcatcttttatttcttttgattcGTTATCATTTTCACTCAATTTTTCATGTTCCTGCTTATTGTCTTTAAAGTTATCAATTTCTATGTTTTTGGTCTTGGGTAATATTTCCGACGTATTATTTGTAGATTCAGAATTAACAGAACATTCAGAATATAATCTCGACCTTGGACCGTTGTTGATAGTTTCAGTATTGCCTGTGTCAATGTCTTCATCATCCATATCAAAGAATCGCCTTTTATCGTATTTGCGTCTTGCTTGCAAagactttttgtattttgtttctcTACTTGTATCCCGATTGCGAGAATGTTTGTTATCTGTATGTAGATCTAAAGTTTTGGAACTGACGGGAGTAACCGGACTATCCCTATTAGTATTCAAGCAAACTTCGTCAATTTGATTAGAATCTTTATCGGGAGTTGAATGTGCTTGCGGTTCGATTTGATGGTCTTCATCAAGCATCATTTTAgagaaaattaattgtttttttgttattggaGGCTTATTTTCAGATATAACTTCGGGTACATAATTTTCGCTACTGTACTGCATGTGTAATGTATTCTCTGCATTATTTGATTTTCCCCTACTACTACGGCGCAATAGATTATCTTGATTTTCATCATCGTCCAAACATAAATCACTATCAGTATCTACTGATGCTATGTTGCTGCTATGCTGTGCTATGCTGTCTAATGCTAATGATTTGCTTTTGCGTAACTTCTTGCTCCTTTTATCAGTTTTAGTATGTTCAGATAGGTCCTCTAAGTTGCTGATTTCGTGACTGTGGCCGTGACTTTCAATCCCGGTTTGGTGCGtattaatttctataaaattggTTTCTGAAAAGTTTTCATCTTTCAATTTACTGTCTGAAGGCAGTGAACATTCTGCAATATCCATATCTtcattttttgtagttttactAGTCTTAATATGTCTTTTCCTTTTtctatgtttatgtttatgaacGTGCGCAATTCGTTTAACTTTGGAATCGAGTGCTCGACAAGGCGCCGCATAATTTTCAGGTATATTAGTTTCATCGTGATTTATATTTGGCAATGTAACCGATTTTCTGTCTGCTAGTTGAGCCGACACTGGTTCAGTATTTTGTATCATCACTTCGTCAgacaaaaatttatttacaatgttgTTTTTAGAAGCTTCCTTTTCAGACACCTCATtcgttcgttttattttttcatgagtCTCAGTGATTTCGACTTGTTCATTTTCAGGGGTGTGTTgaccattttttctttttctggatgatctaattgattgttttcttgCAGTTTCTTTATCTTCGACAGAATTTTCACCTTGAATATCATTTTCGTAATGCCTTGCATCTTGTTTTGATTGAGTATACTCGTAATTTGACTCTGCCGATTCATTAGAATTTTCTGGATGAAGAttgttaattatactttttgatGATGAGTCcttgatgttttcttttttaagtaaatcttGATCGGGAGTTGTCATTTCTGAAAGGGCActcatattatttttcaattgttccCGGTTTTTAACTATTATTGCTAATGAAATGTCATCATCTGAATCCTCATCAAAAGACCCATTGAAGGTGTCTACCGGGTTTTTCAACGCGGGGGTATTGGTGACATCCATGGTAGATAATTGCGATGAAGTTCCTTGTGATTCAGAATTATTAGAacatactgaaatattttgagTATCCTCAGCATTTACTTTTTTTGCACCTTGCTGCATTTCGATACCGTCATGTTCAGGTATGGTTGAAGTTTGGGTATCACTTTCATCTTTTTTCGTATCTGCAATCGGGTTAACTGCTTGAACCTGTTCCTGGTTGTTTTTGATACTCGTTTCAGATAGTTGGTTTGATTTACACTGTTGTAATTGTTGACTAGCACAATTTATGGGACGCGGTTCTACTGCAACAACCGCAGTTGGACATGCAACTGCTTTGGCTTTTTTGTGCTGAGTACTGCTTATTTCGGCTTGCTGAATGGCAAATGATATTTTCAAGGCTAACGATTTAATGTCTTCGTTTTCactattttgaaattgtttaatgaTTAGAAGCGCATTTGCATTCACGGAATTTTGGGCTAAAATAGGTTctattaattttgaaagattTGGGCTTTGCATTTCTGCAGTTGTTTTTGAACATGATTGAGTTTCTGTGTCATTGACTGTCATTGAAGCAGAGTCTTTTAGTTCATTGGTAGTTTTCGTATGAGGTTTATTTTCTGCCAAGGGTTTATTTCTTTCTGAGGGCGCTTTTATGCGAACAGCTCTCAAACTAGCAGTTTTATCGTTTACTGTCTTAAGATTGGTTTTAACTGAAGttgaataattttttaatacGTTTGGTGGAACAACTATAGATTTCGTTAGATCTTCAGCAATTTTTAACAAATCACTATTTATATTTGGAGTTTCATCCTCAGTTAAATCTATGACCATACTTTCAGGTTCATTTTTTTGATCtcgattattatttgtttggagACTTTCTACTGAGTCAGACATATATTCGTCTACCCTATCATTGACATCTGAATCTTGTTCCTCTTTCTTAGTGTACACCAATATAGGAGGCTTAACATCTTCCGCAGGACCGTCCACCTTTATAACAGCAGGTAACTGCTCAAACAGTGGTGGTGGTGAATTGGGTGGTAAGGGAGGCAGAGGAGGCGGAGATGGACACTCCAGTGGCTCTGCTTTTTGTGTTATAAGTGGAGGCGGTTGGGAATTGCATGCCTCTGAAGGTGGTGGAGGCGGAGGAGCTCCATAAACTATTGGTGGTGGAGGCGGTGGAGGCAGCAGATTAAAGTTCGCCTGTGGCAGTGGCGGAGGAGGTGGCGGAGGTTGTAAAATATAAGACGACATAGCTCCACGCCTTTCATCCACGTTATATGATCTGAGGAACTGAGAAGCACATGgaaggttattttttaaaaaatggCTGTTCTGTGTCACACCATAAATGTTTAGATTTTCATTTTCTAAAGCTGACACCACGTGTTTCGATGTGGAAGCCTGAGGTTCATTAGAGTTTGTCGTCCTTGtattactagattttttttcttcacaatTTGTTTTGGTTCCAGCAGTGGACTTAGAGACATATTGAGGTAATATGTTTAATAGTTGGTTTCTATGATCAGCAGGCATTGTACCCAAAATTTCTACAAGTTCCTTAGGCAACATTGCAATTTTTTTGGCTGTTTCAGGATCTTGTTCTTCAGTTATAGATGTTTCAGTATGCGGTATATTGTTCTGGGGGTCAGTCTGGTTATTGTGGTTCTTTTCCATTGGTAAAGCGACATCATTAGGCGCAACAAATTGTGCAACTTGAGAATGTAACCCGCTATTGGATATACCTCCGTAATTGAACGGGGCGCCTACAGTAGTACCGGTTAGAGTATAAACTGATGTTGTATTTGCAATAGTTGTACTTGCAACACtaagaaaagtatttgttattgttgGCGAATTCGTCTCATCTATTTTAGTGACTGAAATGCAAGCATTTGCTAATGTATATACTGGTACAGTACTCTCATGTTTGTTTAAAGTTGTAGACATCACAGGATTTGGTAATGTATAAACAGGCAAAGAATGAACGACAGGGTTGACATTTAAGGCTGAAGTAGTCGCATGAATGGGTCTCTTAAGATTGGTCCGGGAATTAATTGATGAGCCTACAAAAGACGTACTAGGTAATAAATTTCGCGATTTAGCTGTTACTGCATCAAACTGGTAACTTGAGGTATTAGCAATGTTTGATGTATGCAAAGCGGTATTTACTGAAG is part of the Trichoplusia ni isolate ovarian cell line Hi5 chromosome 7, tn1, whole genome shotgun sequence genome and encodes:
- the LOC113496189 gene encoding uncharacterized protein LOC113496189; the encoded protein is MMNSTDDEPLSGLNGRLRPRRSTNSPLAKHVNRIEGKTIQDKPKRNSNLPKVCYKTDDGLNKSDSNSTPQFLCPYCDRKFASKQTVSKHARRMHLSTSRQDSFIACLYCNHTEAEGNDIIRHMVDSHPNQYFACLDCHARFPTTSDLAEHKLTVCEKQKPYRSKLRQKTGSQKEDNNIKDDFRNDKDYSDGFNGIVISCELKPSHVHDEADIEDNITTNLILPPSKNLGNNAIIEKNAVIVLDDIQWNKRIPANFSFHNTDADQILSRLGVVHRSPRTGESTKKDWIKSTDDNTQKFEKCFDTSFYSKVASNVQENLTKCLDGSFNFNPDLENTIKTRKAKNSVVINTAEGFPILLAFEQYSRNIFDSYLPRSIAPKHKWKWDNLENDRCVINPDQLKRDSHTNNCIITLVSSLDIWTQLCMRKKYEDKFNISHLEKKTDKQHAIDKELKEILESRELPTSSSQLVKYTQNSPPNRDGLDIPTYLGLAPSGPKYDLPPAVLSGEWVRPRCYVCCACGAQTRDSRALSTHISIQHPNAQVQHYEIVGEPLLNADILHHLYVPPSQMSNRTRPLRGIRDCTKCKKSVSLEELHQHMLDCAGDTPAVRRKCRYRPFGVRRRRPRLPDNLIRRKIRKDMRNRHKQKNLMRPRQKIRSEVGDAETIRKMIADLPAKRHRVMLNPMNPNLRPRRKLDKRGKLILKHRAANDETKSRKLRTVKDLNITSNSANTEPTNKEDQDQSVPNNDDEDNKPLKPRKRATDKNSRHNDNINRKAAINRARRKLQNSNDNNIELPEHNNAGTNNNSPTDQLPRNNEPPDRIDINSNQSGGRQHSGRGGHFNRGNEGTPPGRGRGANNRRNDDMRNNGPPAQNTPLKHSIARLTADCVTYDKTVQYHHMYLVPQECNNTRRHVPTGQQELFENEASDSRLDKPPLPYYQKVPIDPYANQKNKCNKPRKGLNDCIAMLKNKLVEPNSLDNITDTCDESIPSSDPNDSQNSDTAMNPAMLQPENAILNTSTASSVIENPVVNLLVSPTEHLSGQLSVTCGSDMIMNPGHRFYLQRPPIDHKIDPKPAEVFSRSVLPHDREIEIQYQNTISQQFALEQLTHGLGSRKEKRGIKEKNNETVRQKKLANKSQAGNKQQEAAIKRKSNRLRSNARRDSQQKLFGLPPQIEIIPQNTGAVTINSLHPIHSNHNQYSKVMISPSSDGHNNKNKQTIHLQNEILQAQSSEAHRDSKSPRRAEYHHKYEMSGGRLIENKTYQQNVGIEHRALIEPRQVSLPDHRSVAEQRIFAERTLTEHMIRSEQDLLTEIRTHPERSDQRLYPDPRALSEYRTISDPRPCGPESLSLAEQISILEQRSFNESRPFPDQRIYPEQPYPEHRTYPDQRFSDLRASYEQRPYSELRPHAEHSTFAEQRTRPEQRNYTDQIPYQEQMPYTDLRLLPDQRQQFEHRTLSEQMGYAEQSAYADQRTYSESRAYTKQRIYPEQRAYPEHRTYQEQRTYPETMTCPEPGVYSEQRQFPEQRIYAEQRSLSEQMSYTEQRLLAEKNSDQHVLHDQMLPPEQRPITSRRSSKEKRSVSERRASNEHWTSYEQRPHNDKSTASEHTTYQENRTCDLRSITEQTEALEKRIANEHRVLNEQRSSVDRCMTDERRSSIEQRHSSERRLSSERRISGDRRISCERRLSNEQRLSSERRMSHELRLSCERRMSNELRNSSDRRMSSELQHSSERKLSSDLRNSIERRHSNELTTTIEQGSCNEQLDSNNQIPFIDQRSLMEQRSYREQLASNEESLHHQQWQTVERISIDQKARNDNADADFTGQLVQHNLNNEKALEDQLLLERRRLSEHRLTSEQNCHIVQQDLLNDGKELRDELLIEQKAFNDQQQSEMYMNPGIDDHVQSDVYHESSSTSNLIEGHPNRNLAHKITQEDYIENEYHEIPPAHASTTVESILSAPLDLSGKSLPMECSEDLSKHDSSIIINSYDMYETLDLSNKTTDKRIYDDNIESDNLVVDLRIKPSGPSSYHSNSIDLSARPATTDEYDNVTDLSMKNPERDFIPTDLSVRGILRNEPNIMSDHAEGFSIQDLSKRTSPEEVPEEAATAMETISDLPTDLSGKTTSNSVDIDGPEVKDIDISMSIDLTMDDDKPTTNSNTEDDKMSHDRTGDVKTKFVEHDLDSSVNIIKKDIESKKVYEVDVNAPQTKLNYSEPHLKTPEKSSVNTALHTSNIANTSSYQFDAVTAKSRNLLPSTSFVGSSINSRTNLKRPIHATTSALNVNPVVHSLPVYTLPNPVMSTTLNKHESTVPVYTLANACISVTKIDETNSPTITNTFLSVASTTIANTTSVYTLTGTTVGAPFNYGGISNSGLHSQVAQFVAPNDVALPMEKNHNNQTDPQNNIPHTETSITEEQDPETAKKIAMLPKELVEILGTMPADHRNQLLNILPQYVSKSTAGTKTNCEEKKSSNTRTTNSNEPQASTSKHVVSALENENLNIYGVTQNSHFLKNNLPCASQFLRSYNVDERRGAMSSYILQPPPPPPPLPQANFNLLPPPPPPPIVYGAPPPPPPSEACNSQPPPLITQKAEPLECPSPPPLPPLPPNSPPPLFEQLPAVIKVDGPAEDVKPPILVYTKKEEQDSDVNDRVDEYMSDSVESLQTNNNRDQKNEPESMVIDLTEDETPNINSDLLKIAEDLTKSIVVPPNVLKNYSTSVKTNLKTVNDKTASLRAVRIKAPSERNKPLAENKPHTKTTNELKDSASMTVNDTETQSCSKTTAEMQSPNLSKLIEPILAQNSVNANALLIIKQFQNSENEDIKSLALKISFAIQQAEISSTQHKKAKAVACPTAVVAVEPRPINCASQQLQQCKSNQLSETSIKNNQEQVQAVNPIADTKKDESDTQTSTIPEHDGIEMQQGAKKVNAEDTQNISVCSNNSESQGTSSQLSTMDVTNTPALKNPVDTFNGSFDEDSDDDISLAIIVKNREQLKNNMSALSEMTTPDQDLLKKENIKDSSSKSIINNLHPENSNESAESNYEYTQSKQDARHYENDIQGENSVEDKETARKQSIRSSRKRKNGQHTPENEQVEITETHEKIKRTNEVSEKEASKNNIVNKFLSDEVMIQNTEPVSAQLADRKSVTLPNINHDETNIPENYAAPCRALDSKVKRIAHVHKHKHRKRKRHIKTSKTTKNEDMDIAECSLPSDSKLKDENFSETNFIEINTHQTGIESHGHSHEISNLEDLSEHTKTDKRSKKLRKSKSLALDSIAQHSSNIASVDTDSDLCLDDDENQDNLLRRSSRGKSNNAENTLHMQYSSENYVPEVISENKPPITKKQLIFSKMMLDEDHQIEPQAHSTPDKDSNQIDEVCLNTNRDSPVTPVSSKTLDLHTDNKHSRNRDTSRETKYKKSLQARRKYDKRRFFDMDDEDIDTGNTETINNGPRSRLYSECSVNSESTNNTSEILPKTKNIEIDNFKDNKQEHEKLSENDNESKEIKDETYPLESLNKKLTTSAEKRKLTTSESDECDNFSKRKKLKSYSKKEQYGKGKPLHCRSKDKVSLASETRTTCYMPLAARRTRSKSVLVKTSSDDFDPYDIDLDDMIDTETSRPKNKQKAKIDSHKCNNNKSSSDLAKSYANKVIKTNKCIDSGDRKFDIRSEDNGSDSDDSSKSDVPLKKYIEEKERKSYHSNPKVTKKTFKVNQRSTIKGKNKCTKPRRRTLGAFNNVVKPNIPDDADERRSEQFMESFGFFSERKPRKSNLLASKKISETFHIIANDTDDSCYASKTRTNKRSLQNENKKSIEGRGAKPRRPIIKKKIIQNVPQVKEPVVVQPVPTYCKICEKQFLRSDNYLRHQMSLFHISKLSEIEMKMQTKPYYEQPNYLVFYKREIDKLKKLTKKLQRKRKKNPKYSKIKLPTLDEIVVTVQKLVRAEILKQPLEQQQQMQLQLAQRGLSRDEALFLDCCQLLKSNNDLNIINLNLANINLANVNLANVNLANLNLGNVNFANVNLANLNLANINVVPINIAQAVQMNPAYVGAAPANAGYISAAHVNAGYVGAGHVDVANVNVVQANAAQVNVGQANTDYVNAGQANASHIDANVDIEPNDFENDMHSYEGPSIVKEFDSLDKPARGDGDVDSITAKNILDSEEVRNLEKDLFSNFKANASSRQTKATIQRSISDVGLDQIDDRDVHPASCSSNLDKSNNQEIKTNREPTPLKVKVPAIKEKMYPDVIENIDMFEDKFDKIKRKCRSQAAAAKQVQVPIDQPTISNKGRKKPEKKKAKRNTKKSQSTQVLTKGALKGFDGIKVSIPTSEINMSGIVPPVAQPVNKKKKKTSVKKKKCREPEVSDKQNTRDTNASTAQKNVDVYEFMDNEDEKEVFELRPSTHAEKNKTTDNKDVPQPSTSKTNTYNDVPGNSSESGSDVDDFVYMSDDYMCSEGESSCLLSYVGDKKNLSPSKRRDAHEKNAVMGRIFKHNAVRSDKKSVKVKEPPKPKADFDQLFDSLLEDEPNSSALQNDGGTPKKDDFAMPQNYDKPSKLSKYNGSPSRTSDNSSPSNLNISSPNEHSIVSPKENSSSSIVDYGPSTSKTYDDISSLVDYGPSTSKKNDTISVKESKTVSPNEYETKTSKKHNAPQYYKSSKRRDSTPLKDEEVSHKSRDSKKEKSQEKSSKLDEGISTSYDLDADAFDQSSQYDDTGVARQRARRKCTVGKQNVLAETWSSESEPDGLPPRPNSAESVILNSARKKKGKKRDGQQSSSRRNNRHISFRKHDIEGRMSSSNRNTVSNNSSGGNRAGSDDSSAIDLYASPTPSTSHGYTSHAPRSGSSGSKPRPRTTAYGWSSGDEEQHQQQQQQQQEHLQLHGWIVGDSHKKLVTMLAHAKGRKRNNDDKRHLVD